A stretch of Megalobrama amblycephala isolate DHTTF-2021 linkage group LG14, ASM1881202v1, whole genome shotgun sequence DNA encodes these proteins:
- the yaf2 gene encoding YY1-associated factor 2, whose amino-acid sequence MGDKRSPTRPKRQAKPSSDDGYWDCSVCTFKNSAEAFKCMMCDVRKGTSTRKPRPVSQLVAQQVTQQFASPTQPKKEKKEKTEKDKNEREQTLKKNSHKKMRPRLKNVDRSSAQHLEVTVGDLTVIITDFKEKTKPSSSSSSSATSGDHHSQSGSNSDNTEKGISRSSSPRGEGSSLNGESH is encoded by the exons ATGGGAGACAAGAGGAGTCCGACGAg GCCGAAACGGCAAGCGAAGCCCTCCTCTGACGACGGCTACTGGGACTGCAGCGTGTGTACATTCAAGAACAGCGCCGAAGCGTTCAAATGCATGATGTGCGATGTCAGGAAGGGAACGTCAACGCG GAAACCTCGTCCTGTTTCCCAGCTGGTAGCCCAGCAAGTCACACAGCAGTTTGCTTCACCCACACAGCCcaagaaagagaaaaaggagAAGACAGAGAAGGACAAGAACGAGAGAGAACAGACACTGAAAAAGAACAGCCACAAGAAAATGAG GCCCAGGTTAAAAAATGTGGACCGGAGCAGTGCACAGCATCTGGAAGTGACAGTGGGAGATCTGACGGTTATCATAACAGACTTTAAGGAGAAAACGAAGCCCTCCTCAAGTTCGTCCTCCAGCGCGACATCTGGAGACCACCACAGCCAGAGCGGATCCAACTCAGACAACACAGAGAAGGGGATCTCCAGATCCTCGTCCCCTCGAGGGGAGGGTTCCTCACTCAACGGAGAGTCTCACTAG
- the zcrb1 gene encoding zinc finger CCHC-type and RNA-binding motif-containing protein 1 — protein MSGGLAPSKSTVYVSNIPFSLTNNDLHKLCSKYGKVVKVTVVKDKQTRMSKGVAFVLFLDRESAHNCSRSLNNKQLFGRTVKASIAIDNGRATEFIRKRNYTDKSKCYECGEEGHLSYACPKNLLGEREPPPKKEKKKKKKVQQPEEVEPEDSEEEGEDPALDSLSQAIAFQQARIEEEEKRRKQVTENASQASTSEDTHKPRIKKSTYFSDEEELSD, from the exons ATGAGTGGAGGTTTGGCGCCCAGCAAAAGCACTGTTTATGTGTCTAACATCCCATTCTCCTTGACAAACAACGATTTGCACAAG TTATGCTCGAAATATGGCAAGGTTGTGAA GGTGACTGTTGTCAAAGATAAGCAGACACGGATGAGTAAGGGAGTGGCGTTTGTGCTGTTCCTTGACAGAGAGTCTGCTCATAATTGTTCCCGCTCACTAAACAACAAACAG TTGTTTGGGAGAACGGTGAAGGCCAGCATCGCCATTGACAATGGGAGAGCTACAGAATTCATCAGAAAGAGAAACTACACAGACAAATCCAAGTGTTATGAATGTGGG GAAGAAGGGCACTTGAGTTATGCCTGTCCCAAAAATTTACTTGGAGAGAGAGAACCCCCacctaaaaaagaaaagaaaaagaagaaaaaggtCCAGCAGCCAGAGGAGGT AGAACCAGAGGACAGTGAGGAAGAAGGAGAGGATCCAGCATTGGACAGTTTAAGTCAGGCAATTGCTTTCCAG CAAGCACGCattgaggaggaggagaagagaAGGAAGCAGGTCACAGAGAATGCGTCTCAAGCATCTACATCAGAGGACACCCACAAACCCAGGATCAAAAAGAGCACCTACTTCAGTGATGAGGAGGAGCTCAGTGACTGA